In Puntigrus tetrazona isolate hp1 chromosome 24, ASM1883169v1, whole genome shotgun sequence, a genomic segment contains:
- the pak1ip1 gene encoding p21-activated protein kinase-interacting protein 1-like, producing MVDRVELVVGCYEQIVFGYRLSPGDKEWTIEPNFTHHAHTASLTSLSSSDQFIATGSNDETIQLYDMSKKTEHGALLHHDGTISCLEFYGSSHLLSGGHDGLMCVWSTKKWQCLKSIKAHKGHVTSLSVHPSGKLALSVGTDKTLRTWNLIEGRSAFIKNIKQNAEIVLWSPDGEQYAVVANDQVDIYVLKSAAVIGTIAFTKRISCVKFLKNTLLAVGGDDESVRVYDVTSQERVCEFKAHENRVKAIDSFLKDDFCVLVTASNDGFVKLWKFDLENPGAPSLLGQVNTTARLTCLAIWKPGEAKEAVAVQPETSKAVAESLKPANSKRVRLPGEEVVLEESSSTKQGKKKKKQKVQ from the exons ATGGTCGATCGAGTTGAGTTGGTCGTTGGGTGTTACGAGCAAATAGTGTTTGGATATCGGCTCTCCCCGGGTGACAAG GAGTGGACAATTGAGCCCAACTTTACCCATCATGCACACACAGCATCACTGACCTCGCTTTCATCCAGCGATCAGTTCATCGCCACCGGAAGCAACGATGAAACCATCCAGCTCTATGATATGAGCAAGAAAACCGAACACGGGGCTTTGTTGCATCACGATG GTACTATTTCTTGTCTGGAGTTTTACGGCTCGTCCCATTTGCTCAGTGGAGGACACGATGGGCTCATGTGTGTGTGGAGCACCAAAAAATGGCAATGCTTAAAATCCATCAAAGCTCATAA ggGTCATGTTACTTCACTATCAGTACACCCTTCTGGAAAACTCGCTCTCTCTGTCGGAACGGACAAAACTCTGCG AACATGGAATCTCATTGAAGGACGTTCAGCTTTCATCAAGAATATCAAACAGA ACGCAGAGATCGTCTTGTGGTCACCGGACGGAGAGCAGTATGCAGTGGTTGCGAACGACCAAGTGGACATCTACGTTCTGAAGTCTGCCGCGGTTATTGGGACCATCGCGTTTACTAAAAGGATTTCGTGTGTGAAGTTTCTAAAG AACACGCTCTTGGCTGTGGGGGGAGATGACGAGAGCGTGCGCGTCTACGACGTGACCTCACAGGAGCGTGTCTGCGAGTTCAAAGCACACGAGAACAG aGTAAAAGCCATTGACAGCTTCTTGAAGGATGATTTCTGTGTCCTTGTTACGGCGTCCAACGATGGATTCGTTAAGTTGTGGAAGTTCGATCTCGAG AACCCGGGGGCTCCTTCCCTGCTTGGCCAGGTGAACACCACCGCCAGACTCACCTGTCTCGCCATTTGGAAACCTGGCGAAGCGAAGGAGGCTGTTGCGGTTCAGCCTGAAACTTCTAAAG CTGTTGCGGAGTCCTTGAAGCCAGCCAATAGTAAAAGAGTGAGGCTACCCGGAGAAGAGGTGGTTCTAGAAGAAAGCAGCTCCACAAAAcaaggaaaaaagaagaaaaaacaaaaagtgcaataa
- the esco1 gene encoding N-acetyltransferase ESCO1 isoform X2, with translation MPGQKRKMSSSEPEVKKTKMDQSLVESDKSQMPKKSLRGRPPKNKALETQSSKQKHQAQPKEENGKPVRRSSRLKTPQKKGARGRRRKDEGKVKGSGDKKPQNMSVLKKGSKKYVSRVKKEKPSFPETIKTVTALFPVQIEHNYGRLLDLHSEEITLPKPDKIHVANISDLQSLHEPRVSKAEEHKEHPTDPIEKITVSVDAKVDVMSKSPPPLEALFKVIQETSIAKHSFAGKDISDMDELEVVNTCSLQDSVQSTDVAKVFLPDSEAFLDDDIEIEHCVVEIETYEDLEEEEETVKPQAGEAVTCKELTTSPSLPQESVTDSSQGLPKKQAMNPQARTKARLAALAEERAAAAKKPPPRQLNLLALCEEIADDIASDAPGTSDEANAEQQQEASESTEVCETEKEVSENATPLETSSVEADDPKLEDDAPKKRFFLSQVSLPLKTNEKKKLSRYQRLRQVELQRDKLTWTRVKKLKADQASQAGSSQEADAPSVSPSPATTPAQVPVPESVPKVGSNEPRRALPAQAPPMPNGITSPKPKPVVEYKPYTPRRKYSPDDFELDGFEEEASKPAAPKNEVKPEQSSSSAKVQPKPAMERKPCAPSTADNKPKPSPQQEPDQKTQTENSTGENAGVEPGAEQKKEDKTSPKPVSTAAQSSNEAGQKAFGAVTCNVCGMLYSPTSPEDESQHLLFHNQFISAVRYVGWKKERILGEYPDGKVILVLPDDPKYALKKVEEIREMVDNDLGFQQVETKVPSQTKTFLFISNDKKVAGCLIAEHIQEGYRVIEESVPEGSEREKVMYERQRAWCCSTVPEPALCGISRIWVFSMMRRRGIASRMIECLRNNFIYGSHLSKDEIAFSDPTPDGKLFATHYCGTSQFLVYNFVSGNRST, from the exons ATGCCTGGGCAGAAAAGAAAGATGTCTTCTTCTGAACCTGAAGTTAAGAAAACAAAGATGGATCAGAGTCTCGTGGAGTCCGATAAATCTCAGATGCCCAAGAAGTCTTTGAGAGGAAGACCtccaaaaaacaaagcattggAAACTCAGTCGTCTAAGCAGAAACATCAAGCACAGCCGAAGGAAGAAAACGGAAAACCTGTTCGACGGTCATCTCGCTTGAAAACGCCACAAAAGAAAGGCGCGAGGGGAAGACGGCGGAAAGATGAGGGGAAGGTGAAAGGCTCTGGAGATAAAAAACCCCAGAATATGTCTGTCCTGAAGAAAGGAAGCAAGAAGTACGTTTCAAGAGTGAAGAAAGAAAAGCCATCCTTCCCCGAAACGATCAAAACGGTCACAGCCTTGTTTCCTGTGCAAATAGAGCACAATTATGGGCGATTGCTCGACCTACATAGTGAGGAGATAACACTACCCAAACCTGACAAAATCCACGTGGCCAACATAAGTGATCTGCAGTCGCTTCACGAACCGCGAGTGAGCAAAGCCGAAGAGCATAAAGAGCATCCGACAGATCCTATTGAGAAAATCACAGTGAGTGTGGATGCGAAAGTAGACGTGATGAGCAAATCCCCTCCACCTCTAGAGGCGCTTTTCAAAGTCATCCAAGAAACCAGCATCGCGAAACACTCGTTCGCCGGTAAAGACATTTCCGACATGGACGAGTTGGAAGTCGTGAACACGTGCTCCCTGCAGGACAGCGTGCAAAGCACAGACGTGGCGAAAGTGTTTCTCCCGGATTCAGAAGCGTTTCTGGATGACGATATTGAGATCGAACACTGCGTGGTGGAGATCGAAACTTATGAGGActtggaggaggaggaggaaacgGTGAAACCGCAAGCGGGTGAGGCTGTCACGTGTAAGGAGCTCACTACTTCGCCCTCTTTGCCCCAGGAAAGTGTGACGGACTCCTCGCAAGGGCTTCCTAAAAAGCAGGCCATGAACCCCCAGGCTCGGACGAAGGCGCGTCTGGCGGCTTTAGCTGAAGAAAGAGCGGCTGCCGCTAAGAAACCCCCACCGCGACAGCTCAACCTCCTCGCTCTCTGCGAGGAAATCGCGGATGATATTGCATCCGATGCTCCTGGAACTTCAGATGAGGCAAATGCTGAGCAGCAGCAGGAGGCCAGTGAATCTACGGAGGTCTGCGAGACCGAAAAAGAGGTTTCTGAAAACGCCACCCCCCTTGAAACTTCTAGTGTTGAGGCCGATGATCCCAAACTTGAGGACGATGCACCTAAGAAACGCTTTTTCCTCAGTCAGGTGTCTTTGCCGCTCAAGACCAACGAGAAGAAGAAGCTCTCCCGCTATCAGAGGCTCAGGCAGGTGGAGCTTCAGCGGGATAAGCTGACTTGGACCCGTGTTAAGAAGCTGAAGGCGGATCAGGCGAGTCAGGCTGGTTCTTCCCAGGAGGCCGACGCTCCATCTGTATCACCCAGCCCGGCCACCACCCCTGCACAGGTTCCTGTGCCGGAAAGCGTGCCCAAAGTGGGCTCCAATGAACCCAGGAGAGCCCTTCCGGCTCAGGCGCCCCCAATGCCTAATGGGATCACCAGCCCCAAACCCAAACCAGTGGTGGAGTATAAACCCTACACTCCCAGACGCAAGTATTCACCGGATGACTTCGAGCTCGACGGTTTCGAAGAGGAAGCCAGCAAACCAGCAGCCCCCAAAAATGAG GTCAAACCAGAGCAGTCCTCTTCATCCGCTAAAGTGCAGCCCAAACCAGCAATGGAGAGAAAGCCATGCGCCCCCTCTACTGCAG ATAATAAGCCGAAACCCTCTCCCCAGCAAGAACCTGACCAaaagacacaaacagaaaacagcaccGG GGAAAATGCTGGTGTTGAACCTGGAGCAGAACAGAAGAAAGAGGACAAAACCAGTCCAAAACCTGTCAGTACAGCAGCACAGTCCAGCAAC GAAGCTGGTCAGAAGGCGTTTGGTGCGGTGACGTGTAACGTGTGTGGGATGCTGTACTCTCCTACCAGCCCAGAGGACGAATCCCAACACCTCCTCTTCCACAACCAGTTCATCAGCGCTGTCAGATATGTG GGCTGGAAGAAGGAGAGAATCCTGGGAGAGTATCCTGATGGCAAAGTTATTCTTGTTCTCCCTGATGATCCTAAGTACGCACTTAAAAAG GTCGAGGAGATCAGAGAAATGGTGGACAATGACTTGGGCTTCCAGCAAGTGGAGACCAAAGTCCCATCACAAACCAAAACCTTCCTCTTCATTTCAAATGATAAGAAAGTGGCAGGCTGTCTTATCGCCGAGCACATACAAGAG GGATACAGGGTTATAGAGGAGTCCGTGCCGGAGGGTTCAGAAAGAGAGAAGGTCATGTACGAGCGTCAGAGGGCCTGGTGCTGCTCTACTGTACCTGAGCCGGCGCTCTGTGGCATCAGTCGTATCTGGGTGTTCAGCATGATGAGACGGAGAGGCATCGCCTCACGCATGATTGAGTGCCTCAG GAATAATTTCATCTATGGGTCACATCTAAGTAAAGACGAAATCGCCTTCTCCGATCCCACACCTGACGGCAAACTCTTCGCAACGCATTACTGTGGAACCTCTCAGTTTTTGGTCTACAACTTTGTAAGCGGCAATCGCTCAACCTGA
- the tmem14cb gene encoding transmembrane protein 14Cb, which translates to MAVDWFGYGYATLITIGGIVGYAKAGSFISLVAGLMFGIAAFVGAYQMSKNDKDIWVSLGTSGSLTALMGVRYLSSWKIMPAGLMAGASLLIFLRIGVKVLQNSRKKRR; encoded by the exons ATGGCTGTGGACTGGTTTGGATATGGTTATGCCACTCTAATAACGATAGGAGGTATTGTTGGTTATGCTAAAGCAG GTAGTTTTATCTCTCTGGTTGCTggcctgatgtttggcattgcaGCATTTGTGGGTGCTTATCAGATGTCAAAGAATGACAAAGATATCTGGGTTTCACTGG gCACCTCTGGATCACTGACCGCTCTGATGGGAGTGAGATATTTGAGTTCTTGGAAGATTATGCCAGCTGGACTCATGGCAGGAGCAAg TTTGTTGATATTCCTGAGGATTGGCGTGAAAGTGCTACAAAATTCACGAAAGAAGAGAAGATGA
- the esco1 gene encoding N-acetyltransferase ESCO1 isoform X1 → MPGQKRKMSSSEPEVKKTKMDQSLVESDKSQMPKKSLRGRPPKNKALETQSSKQKHQAQPKEENGKPVRRSSRLKTPQKKGARGRRRKDEGKVKGSGDKKPQNMSVLKKGSKKYVSRVKKEKPSFPETIKTVTALFPVQIEHNYGRLLDLHSEEITLPKPDKIHVANISDLQSLHEPRVSKAEEHKEHPTDPIEKITVSVDAKVDVMSKSPPPLEALFKVIQETSIAKHSFAGKDISDMDELEVVNTCSLQDSVQSTDVAKVFLPDSEAFLDDDIEIEHCVVEIETYEDLEEEEETVKPQAGEAVTCKELTTSPSLPQESVTDSSQGLPKKQAMNPQARTKARLAALAEERAAAAKKPPPRQLNLLALCEEIADDIASDAPGTSDEANAEQQQEASESTEVCETEKEVSENATPLETSSVEADDPKLEDDAPKKRFFLSQVSLPLKTNEKKKLSRYQRLRQVELQRDKLTWTRVKKLKADQASQAGSSQEADAPSVSPSPATTPAQVPVPESVPKVGSNEPRRALPAQAPPMPNGITSPKPKPVVEYKPYTPRRKYSPDDFELDGFEEEASKPAAPKNEVKPEQSSSSAKVQPKPAMERKPCAPSTAGRHYNKPKPSPQQEPDQKTQTENSTGENAGVEPGAEQKKEDKTSPKPVSTAAQSSNEAGQKAFGAVTCNVCGMLYSPTSPEDESQHLLFHNQFISAVRYVGWKKERILGEYPDGKVILVLPDDPKYALKKVEEIREMVDNDLGFQQVETKVPSQTKTFLFISNDKKVAGCLIAEHIQEGYRVIEESVPEGSEREKVMYERQRAWCCSTVPEPALCGISRIWVFSMMRRRGIASRMIECLRNNFIYGSHLSKDEIAFSDPTPDGKLFATHYCGTSQFLVYNFVSGNRST, encoded by the exons ATGCCTGGGCAGAAAAGAAAGATGTCTTCTTCTGAACCTGAAGTTAAGAAAACAAAGATGGATCAGAGTCTCGTGGAGTCCGATAAATCTCAGATGCCCAAGAAGTCTTTGAGAGGAAGACCtccaaaaaacaaagcattggAAACTCAGTCGTCTAAGCAGAAACATCAAGCACAGCCGAAGGAAGAAAACGGAAAACCTGTTCGACGGTCATCTCGCTTGAAAACGCCACAAAAGAAAGGCGCGAGGGGAAGACGGCGGAAAGATGAGGGGAAGGTGAAAGGCTCTGGAGATAAAAAACCCCAGAATATGTCTGTCCTGAAGAAAGGAAGCAAGAAGTACGTTTCAAGAGTGAAGAAAGAAAAGCCATCCTTCCCCGAAACGATCAAAACGGTCACAGCCTTGTTTCCTGTGCAAATAGAGCACAATTATGGGCGATTGCTCGACCTACATAGTGAGGAGATAACACTACCCAAACCTGACAAAATCCACGTGGCCAACATAAGTGATCTGCAGTCGCTTCACGAACCGCGAGTGAGCAAAGCCGAAGAGCATAAAGAGCATCCGACAGATCCTATTGAGAAAATCACAGTGAGTGTGGATGCGAAAGTAGACGTGATGAGCAAATCCCCTCCACCTCTAGAGGCGCTTTTCAAAGTCATCCAAGAAACCAGCATCGCGAAACACTCGTTCGCCGGTAAAGACATTTCCGACATGGACGAGTTGGAAGTCGTGAACACGTGCTCCCTGCAGGACAGCGTGCAAAGCACAGACGTGGCGAAAGTGTTTCTCCCGGATTCAGAAGCGTTTCTGGATGACGATATTGAGATCGAACACTGCGTGGTGGAGATCGAAACTTATGAGGActtggaggaggaggaggaaacgGTGAAACCGCAAGCGGGTGAGGCTGTCACGTGTAAGGAGCTCACTACTTCGCCCTCTTTGCCCCAGGAAAGTGTGACGGACTCCTCGCAAGGGCTTCCTAAAAAGCAGGCCATGAACCCCCAGGCTCGGACGAAGGCGCGTCTGGCGGCTTTAGCTGAAGAAAGAGCGGCTGCCGCTAAGAAACCCCCACCGCGACAGCTCAACCTCCTCGCTCTCTGCGAGGAAATCGCGGATGATATTGCATCCGATGCTCCTGGAACTTCAGATGAGGCAAATGCTGAGCAGCAGCAGGAGGCCAGTGAATCTACGGAGGTCTGCGAGACCGAAAAAGAGGTTTCTGAAAACGCCACCCCCCTTGAAACTTCTAGTGTTGAGGCCGATGATCCCAAACTTGAGGACGATGCACCTAAGAAACGCTTTTTCCTCAGTCAGGTGTCTTTGCCGCTCAAGACCAACGAGAAGAAGAAGCTCTCCCGCTATCAGAGGCTCAGGCAGGTGGAGCTTCAGCGGGATAAGCTGACTTGGACCCGTGTTAAGAAGCTGAAGGCGGATCAGGCGAGTCAGGCTGGTTCTTCCCAGGAGGCCGACGCTCCATCTGTATCACCCAGCCCGGCCACCACCCCTGCACAGGTTCCTGTGCCGGAAAGCGTGCCCAAAGTGGGCTCCAATGAACCCAGGAGAGCCCTTCCGGCTCAGGCGCCCCCAATGCCTAATGGGATCACCAGCCCCAAACCCAAACCAGTGGTGGAGTATAAACCCTACACTCCCAGACGCAAGTATTCACCGGATGACTTCGAGCTCGACGGTTTCGAAGAGGAAGCCAGCAAACCAGCAGCCCCCAAAAATGAG GTCAAACCAGAGCAGTCCTCTTCATCCGCTAAAGTGCAGCCCAAACCAGCAATGGAGAGAAAGCCATGCGCCCCCTCTACTGCAGGTAGACATT ATAATAAGCCGAAACCCTCTCCCCAGCAAGAACCTGACCAaaagacacaaacagaaaacagcaccGG GGAAAATGCTGGTGTTGAACCTGGAGCAGAACAGAAGAAAGAGGACAAAACCAGTCCAAAACCTGTCAGTACAGCAGCACAGTCCAGCAAC GAAGCTGGTCAGAAGGCGTTTGGTGCGGTGACGTGTAACGTGTGTGGGATGCTGTACTCTCCTACCAGCCCAGAGGACGAATCCCAACACCTCCTCTTCCACAACCAGTTCATCAGCGCTGTCAGATATGTG GGCTGGAAGAAGGAGAGAATCCTGGGAGAGTATCCTGATGGCAAAGTTATTCTTGTTCTCCCTGATGATCCTAAGTACGCACTTAAAAAG GTCGAGGAGATCAGAGAAATGGTGGACAATGACTTGGGCTTCCAGCAAGTGGAGACCAAAGTCCCATCACAAACCAAAACCTTCCTCTTCATTTCAAATGATAAGAAAGTGGCAGGCTGTCTTATCGCCGAGCACATACAAGAG GGATACAGGGTTATAGAGGAGTCCGTGCCGGAGGGTTCAGAAAGAGAGAAGGTCATGTACGAGCGTCAGAGGGCCTGGTGCTGCTCTACTGTACCTGAGCCGGCGCTCTGTGGCATCAGTCGTATCTGGGTGTTCAGCATGATGAGACGGAGAGGCATCGCCTCACGCATGATTGAGTGCCTCAG GAATAATTTCATCTATGGGTCACATCTAAGTAAAGACGAAATCGCCTTCTCCGATCCCACACCTGACGGCAAACTCTTCGCAACGCATTACTGTGGAACCTCTCAGTTTTTGGTCTACAACTTTGTAAGCGGCAATCGCTCAACCTGA